A window from Leptothermofonsia sichuanensis E412 encodes these proteins:
- a CDS encoding RluA family pseudouridine synthase, with product MHSLSTFVPSDLPIPDEPPNYWYTGCCPQTGMSVKLPRTRLVEAIAQGLMHQLAQDSRYGVEGKMYGVLLVESMSGEKGVLKAFSGLLHGEREVEGWVPPIPGREQIRLEEAQTLKQLAAIKQELIAWQQIPERSHYAAGAREFELQLQQLAERHSQRKRERQRQRQHLLATLTGEALTVAFESLADQSRRDGMERRDLKRQRDRILQPLKQAIDRADRRIADLKHQRREASRQLQAKMYAHYRLTNFAGLSLPLNQLTSGMGVPTGTGDCCAPKLLHHAATHQLKPLAMAEFWWGPPDISGNKVQGEFYGACAERCQPLMGFLLSGLFAEGEPPGRGEQSAPATPMVTTPVAVKPTVAMGRVTIPVVHIPSVACIPIVYEDEWLIAVDKPAGLLSVPGRSCDRQDSALNRLRSLLADGTNLMAVHRLDQDTSGMLLFARTLQTYRQLSQQFQAWQVRKVYEAKVAGIVAPERGVIELPLWGDPGDRPYQTVDYQRGKPSITHFQVLAREANFTRLEFIPQTGRTHQIRVHAADVRGLGIPILGDRLYGNESITSRLHLHARELWFEHPQFKQRLHLKTETPF from the coding sequence GTGCATTCCCTTTCAACCTTTGTCCCTTCTGATCTCCCGATCCCGGATGAGCCACCCAACTACTGGTACACCGGGTGTTGTCCTCAAACGGGAATGTCAGTCAAGTTGCCGCGAACTCGACTGGTAGAAGCGATCGCCCAGGGGTTGATGCACCAGCTCGCCCAGGACAGTCGATATGGGGTTGAAGGCAAAATGTATGGGGTATTGCTGGTGGAATCGATGTCTGGGGAAAAGGGAGTTCTCAAGGCATTTTCTGGGCTTTTGCATGGCGAACGGGAGGTTGAGGGATGGGTCCCTCCCATTCCAGGACGGGAACAGATCCGTCTGGAAGAAGCCCAGACGCTGAAGCAGTTAGCTGCCATCAAACAAGAACTCATAGCGTGGCAGCAAATTCCGGAGCGATCGCACTATGCTGCTGGAGCCAGGGAATTTGAACTCCAGTTACAGCAACTTGCTGAACGGCATTCTCAACGCAAACGGGAGCGCCAGCGCCAGCGCCAGCATTTGCTTGCAACCCTGACGGGGGAAGCTTTAACAGTGGCGTTTGAGTCGCTGGCTGATCAGAGTCGCCGGGATGGTATGGAACGGCGAGATTTGAAACGTCAACGGGATAGGATACTGCAACCGCTCAAGCAGGCAATTGACCGGGCAGATAGGCGCATTGCTGACTTGAAGCACCAGCGTCGAGAGGCATCCCGCCAGCTTCAGGCTAAAATGTACGCCCATTACCGGCTGACTAATTTTGCCGGGTTGTCCCTGCCCTTAAACCAGTTGACCTCAGGCATGGGAGTGCCCACGGGCACGGGTGATTGCTGCGCCCCAAAGCTGCTCCACCATGCCGCAACCCACCAGCTTAAACCACTGGCAATGGCAGAGTTCTGGTGGGGGCCACCCGATATCAGTGGCAATAAAGTGCAGGGGGAATTTTACGGGGCATGTGCAGAGCGATGCCAGCCACTCATGGGGTTTTTGCTATCAGGACTGTTCGCTGAGGGTGAACCGCCCGGTAGGGGTGAACAGTCTGCGCCTGCTACACCGATGGTCACCACGCCAGTGGCTGTTAAGCCGACGGTGGCTATGGGCAGGGTCACCATACCAGTAGTCCACATACCATCAGTAGCCTGTATACCAATAGTCTATGAGGATGAATGGTTGATCGCTGTCGATAAACCGGCAGGTCTGCTTTCGGTGCCTGGGCGGTCCTGCGATCGCCAGGACAGTGCCCTGAATCGATTGCGATCGCTGCTGGCAGATGGCACAAACCTGATGGCAGTTCATCGGCTGGATCAGGATACCTCCGGTATGCTCCTGTTTGCCCGTACATTGCAAACCTATCGTCAGCTCAGCCAGCAGTTCCAGGCATGGCAGGTACGAAAAGTCTACGAGGCAAAGGTTGCAGGTATAGTCGCACCAGAACGGGGGGTCATTGAACTCCCCCTGTGGGGAGATCCCGGCGATCGCCCCTATCAAACCGTAGACTATCAGCGTGGAAAGCCCAGTATTACTCACTTTCAGGTCCTCGCCAGGGAAGCCAATTTTACCCGCCTGGAATTCATCCCTCAGACAGGGAGAACGCACCAGATTCGAGTTCATGCAGCAGATGTGCGGGGATTGGGCATCCCCATTTTGGGCGATCGCCTCTACGGCAATGAGAGCATAACCAGCCGCCTGCATTTACATGCCAGAGAACTCTGGTTTGAACATCCGCAATTCAAGCAGCGGCTTCATCTCAAAACCGAAACCCCCTTTTGA
- a CDS encoding 50S ribosomal protein L11 methyltransferase, with the protein MAWLELCVNATDEAVDWVKTQLSATNCIDEIEVITYAPTEPDHAISQDEGDRWTFSLRFYLPDNPAINTRLERVSGLLSSLHRTGLTSALQIKVVEEKPSRPATKPLIHRIGSQFVILTPDAACPSELSALIPIRLGQACSFGSGLHPATILILRLIERYVTPGMSVLDLGSGSGILSVAMAKLGATVLALDNDRHAVQSTQDTVVRNQVAQQVTVMEGSLGQGSTMGHWMGLAPLEAVPTVEPAAAFDLIAANILGRMHITLAQDYRQALRQSHTNPGLLLTAGFTTDYEDDLNPAFATAGFEAVDREQMREWTALAYCLKV; encoded by the coding sequence ATGGCATGGTTGGAACTTTGTGTGAATGCTACTGATGAAGCCGTGGATTGGGTCAAAACCCAGCTCTCTGCAACCAACTGCATTGATGAGATTGAAGTCATCACTTACGCCCCAACAGAGCCAGATCATGCCATCAGCCAGGATGAGGGTGACCGATGGACGTTCAGCCTCCGGTTCTATTTGCCCGATAATCCTGCAATCAACACACGCCTGGAAAGGGTGTCTGGCTTGCTGTCCTCCCTGCATCGCACAGGTCTAACCTCTGCTCTGCAAATCAAGGTGGTTGAGGAAAAGCCATCCCGTCCAGCAACCAAACCTTTGATTCATCGAATTGGCAGCCAGTTTGTCATCCTTACTCCTGACGCTGCCTGCCCATCCGAGTTATCTGCCCTAATTCCTATCCGGTTGGGGCAAGCATGTTCTTTTGGCAGTGGTTTGCACCCCGCCACTATTCTGATTCTTAGACTGATTGAACGATACGTGACGCCTGGAATGTCTGTCCTCGATCTGGGTAGTGGGTCTGGAATTTTGAGTGTGGCGATGGCAAAACTGGGAGCCACGGTGTTGGCTCTGGACAATGATCGTCATGCTGTACAGTCCACTCAGGATACCGTTGTCAGAAATCAGGTGGCTCAGCAGGTGACAGTGATGGAAGGCAGTCTGGGGCAGGGAAGCACGATGGGTCACTGGATGGGATTAGCTCCCCTGGAAGCTGTGCCCACGGTGGAACCTGCCGCCGCTTTTGATCTAATTGCGGCTAATATTCTGGGACGGATGCATATCACCCTTGCCCAGGATTACCGCCAGGCATTGCGTCAGAGCCATACTAACCCAGGGCTATTACTGACCGCTGGGTTCACGACTGACTACGAGGATGACCTGAATCCAGCCTTCGCTACGGCAGGATTTGAAGCTGTGGATCGGGAACAGATGCGGGAATGGACTGCCCTTGCTTACTGTCTTAAAGTTTAG
- the nth gene encoding endonuclease III — protein sequence MSVTRKISAKKQRAIEILLRLKQLYPDATCSLNYETPVQLLVATILSAQCTDERVNMVTPELFRRFPDAAAIAAADLSEIEALIKSTGFYRNKAKNIQAACRMIATEFGGEVPRLMEDLLRLPGVARKTANVVLANAFGINMGVTVDTHVKRLSYRLGLTQHTDPIRIERDLMKLLPQPEWENWSIRLIYHGRAVCNARKPLCDRCALADLCPSAILSEKPLSSEPEGLAESVQEAIN from the coding sequence ATGAGTGTGACCCGAAAGATTTCAGCGAAAAAGCAGCGGGCGATCGAGATTTTGCTGCGCCTGAAGCAGCTCTATCCGGATGCCACCTGTTCTCTCAATTACGAAACTCCAGTGCAACTGCTGGTTGCCACCATTCTCTCTGCCCAGTGTACGGATGAGCGGGTGAATATGGTCACGCCGGAGCTGTTTCGCCGGTTTCCAGATGCTGCCGCGATCGCAGCGGCAGATCTCTCGGAAATTGAAGCCCTGATTAAATCTACTGGATTTTACCGTAATAAAGCAAAAAATATTCAGGCGGCCTGTCGCATGATTGCGACTGAGTTTGGTGGTGAAGTGCCCCGCCTCATGGAAGATCTGTTGCGGTTGCCAGGAGTTGCCCGCAAGACAGCCAACGTGGTGCTGGCAAATGCCTTTGGCATCAACATGGGGGTGACCGTTGATACGCACGTCAAGCGCTTGAGCTATCGCCTTGGGTTGACCCAACACACCGACCCAATTCGGATTGAGCGCGATCTGATGAAGTTGCTGCCCCAACCTGAGTGGGAAAACTGGTCAATCCGGTTAATCTATCACGGTCGGGCGGTGTGTAACGCCCGAAAGCCTCTCTGCGATCGCTGCGCCCTTGCCGACCTCTGCCCCTCTGCAATCCTGTCTGAAAAACCCCTGTCCAGTGAGCCTGAAGGTCTAGCTGAATCAGTCCAGGAAGCGATCAACTAA
- the pheA gene encoding prephenate dehydratase has translation MTLSIAHLGPSGTHAETAAIVYADWFWKETGETLSLCPYPSIAQTLLAVTQGQVDLAIVPVENSVEGSVTFTLDTLWRLDKLQIQQGLVLPIVHALISQASSLEAIQTIYSHPQALAQCQEWLDKFLPQAQLISTNSTTEALQHLEANSASGAIASPRAAQLYQLPMLACPINDSPDNCTRFWVLSLRPSPGGNHTSLAFTVHDTPGALVKPLQVFANRGINMSKIESRPTKRSLGDYLFFVDLEADTHDPGTQAALAELTHETATLKVFGSYNILPAGNGEESSLVL, from the coding sequence ATGACCTTATCCATTGCCCACCTGGGACCATCGGGCACCCATGCAGAAACCGCCGCGATTGTATACGCTGACTGGTTTTGGAAAGAAACTGGAGAAACGCTATCATTATGCCCCTACCCCAGTATTGCTCAAACCCTTCTGGCGGTTACCCAGGGTCAGGTAGATCTGGCAATTGTGCCGGTCGAAAACTCAGTTGAAGGGAGTGTCACCTTTACCCTGGATACGCTATGGCGGCTGGATAAACTCCAAATTCAGCAGGGGCTGGTACTACCGATTGTCCATGCTCTGATTTCTCAGGCATCGAGTCTGGAGGCAATTCAAACAATCTATTCCCACCCCCAGGCTTTAGCCCAGTGCCAGGAATGGTTGGATAAGTTTCTTCCCCAAGCCCAGTTAATTTCTACCAATTCAACCACTGAAGCGTTGCAACACCTGGAAGCTAATTCAGCCAGTGGAGCGATCGCCTCTCCCCGGGCAGCCCAGCTTTACCAGCTTCCGATGCTTGCCTGTCCCATTAACGACTCCCCGGATAACTGTACCCGCTTTTGGGTGTTGAGTCTGCGCCCTTCACCGGGGGGGAACCACACTTCCCTGGCGTTTACGGTGCATGATACCCCCGGTGCCTTGGTAAAACCGCTTCAGGTGTTTGCCAACCGGGGGATTAACATGAGCAAGATTGAGTCCCGTCCAACCAAGCGATCGCTGGGAGATTACCTGTTCTTTGTTGATCTGGAAGCAGACACCCATGATCCGGGGACTCAGGCAGCGCTGGCAGAACTGACCCACGAAACCGCAACTCTGAAGGTTTTTGGCAGCTACAACATTCTGCCTGCTGGTAATGGGGAAGAGTCGAGCTTAGTCCTCTAG
- a CDS encoding Uma2 family endonuclease, translating into MTASSTQILTIEDFLKLPYIEESPAWEYVDGIAIQKPVTKTRHSILKKRLLTEIDSHSKTYTALPELRCTFAGRSVVPDIAVIAWDRIQLNEVGEPEDAFVEAPDWSIEILSPDQKVNRVIDNLLHCINYIA; encoded by the coding sequence ATGACTGCCTCTTCAACTCAAATTCTTACGATTGAAGATTTTTTAAAGCTTCCGTATATAGAAGAATCTCCAGCATGGGAATATGTAGATGGAATCGCGATTCAAAAGCCAGTGACCAAAACCCGGCATTCTATCCTGAAAAAGCGATTGCTGACCGAAATTGACAGTCATAGCAAGACATACACAGCACTACCTGAACTGCGCTGTACTTTCGCCGGGCGGTCTGTTGTTCCCGACATTGCAGTAATTGCATGGGATCGAATTCAACTGAATGAGGTCGGAGAACCAGAAGATGCTTTTGTTGAAGCCCCTGATTGGTCAATTGAGATTCTTTCACCGGATCAGAAGGTGAATCGTGTAATTGATAACCTTTTACATTGCATAAATTACATTGCATAA
- the bchM gene encoding magnesium protoporphyrin IX methyltransferase, with the protein MTATDDKTIVREYFNATGFDRWRRIYGDGEVNKVQLDIRTGHQQTVDTLLSWLKADGNLAEITVCDAGCGVGSLSIPLAKEGATVFASDISEKMVNEARARALAELPDSRNLTFAVQDLETLSGSYHTVVCLDVLIHYPQDKAAEMITHLSDRAESRLILSFAPKTLFYEALKKIGSFFPGPSKATRAYLHSEANIVQILESKGWRIQRSAMTKTRFYFSRMLEAVKSLT; encoded by the coding sequence ATGACAGCAACTGACGATAAAACAATTGTGCGAGAGTATTTCAACGCCACCGGGTTTGATCGCTGGCGTCGGATCTATGGCGATGGAGAAGTCAATAAAGTCCAGCTAGATATTCGTACCGGGCACCAACAAACGGTTGATACATTACTCTCCTGGCTGAAGGCAGATGGCAATCTGGCAGAAATTACCGTCTGTGATGCCGGGTGTGGTGTTGGTAGTCTCAGCATTCCCCTTGCTAAAGAGGGGGCAACAGTCTTTGCCAGTGATATTTCTGAAAAAATGGTGAATGAAGCTAGAGCGCGTGCCCTGGCTGAATTGCCCGATAGTCGCAATCTCACCTTTGCGGTTCAGGATCTGGAAACTCTAAGCGGGTCCTACCATACCGTTGTTTGCCTGGATGTGTTGATTCATTACCCTCAGGACAAAGCAGCAGAGATGATTACCCATCTCAGCGATCGGGCAGAATCCCGCCTGATTCTTAGCTTTGCACCCAAAACTCTTTTCTATGAAGCCTTAAAGAAAATTGGGTCTTTTTTCCCTGGCCCAAGTAAAGCAACCCGTGCTTACTTACATAGTGAAGCCAATATTGTTCAAATTCTGGAAAGCAAGGGGTGGAGGATTCAGCGCAGCGCCATGACCAAAACCCGATTTTATTTTTCCCGAATGCTAGAAGCTGTCAAGTCGTTGACATAG
- the rseP gene encoding RIP metalloprotease RseP: MSVLAAIAVLAVLIVVHELGHFMAARLQGIYANRFSIGFGPILWKYQGPETEYAVRAFPLGGFVGFPDDDPEENGINPRDPNLLKNRPILDRAIVISAGVIANLIFAYFLLVIQVGTVGIQNFNALPGVVVPEVKTELSSAAAKAGIKAGDIILAVDGQELGVAPESTKILMNVIQSKPNQPIELKIQRDGKELPQPLVVIPEISDDGRSRIGVQLAPNGTIERRHVSNPLEVLSLAAGEFQRITVLTLQGFGQLVTNFGQVADQISGPVRIVDEGAKLARSDASNLFTFGALISINLAIINILPLPALDGGHLAFLLIEGLRGKPLPSKVQDGVMQTGLMLILGLGIFLIVRDTTQLESIQRLFR; encoded by the coding sequence ATGTCAGTTTTGGCAGCGATCGCCGTCCTTGCAGTTTTGATTGTGGTGCACGAACTGGGGCACTTCATGGCCGCCCGTCTCCAGGGCATTTACGCTAACCGCTTCTCCATTGGGTTTGGCCCGATTCTCTGGAAATATCAGGGGCCAGAAACGGAATATGCTGTCCGGGCGTTTCCCTTGGGTGGCTTCGTTGGTTTTCCAGACGACGACCCGGAGGAGAACGGTATCAATCCCAGGGATCCCAATCTGTTGAAAAACCGTCCAATTCTGGATCGGGCAATTGTGATTAGCGCCGGAGTCATTGCCAACCTGATCTTTGCCTATTTCCTGCTGGTAATTCAGGTCGGCACGGTTGGCATTCAAAACTTTAATGCCCTTCCCGGTGTCGTCGTACCAGAGGTCAAAACTGAACTCAGCTCAGCCGCTGCAAAAGCAGGAATCAAAGCTGGTGATATCATCCTGGCAGTCGATGGGCAAGAACTGGGCGTTGCTCCAGAGTCTACAAAGATTCTGATGAATGTCATTCAGTCCAAACCCAATCAGCCCATTGAGCTAAAGATTCAGCGGGATGGCAAGGAATTGCCCCAACCACTCGTGGTTATCCCCGAAATCTCTGACGATGGGCGTTCCAGGATTGGCGTTCAGCTTGCCCCAAATGGCACGATTGAGCGTCGTCATGTCAGCAATCCCCTGGAGGTTTTGAGTCTGGCGGCTGGGGAATTTCAGCGAATTACCGTCTTGACTCTGCAAGGCTTTGGTCAACTTGTCACAAATTTTGGTCAGGTTGCCGACCAGATTTCTGGTCCGGTCAGAATTGTGGATGAAGGTGCAAAACTTGCCCGCTCCGATGCCTCCAATCTGTTCACATTTGGTGCCCTGATCAGCATCAACCTGGCAATTATTAACATTCTGCCGCTGCCAGCTCTGGATGGTGGACATCTGGCATTCCTGCTGATTGAAGGATTGCGGGGTAAACCGTTACCTTCTAAGGTTCAAGATGGGGTGATGCAGACCGGCTTAATGTTAATTCTGGGTCTGGGAATTTTCCTGATTGTGCGTGACACGACCCAGCTTGAGTCCATTCAAAGACTGTTTCGGTAA
- a CDS encoding DUF1997 domain-containing protein, producing the protein MDTRFTASQTVEMVVSDQPVPIQHYLRQPQRLVKALAASSQIEQLGEELFRLKMRPLSFMMLSIQPTVDLRVWAEPDGTVNLRSIACEIRGVEYINQRFSLNLIGKLQSFQVKGTTQLKGKADLEVRVEMPPPLMFTPKPLLETTGNGLLKSVLVTVKQRLMHHLLADYYKWAVSETEPVAAATLLSPNSPMA; encoded by the coding sequence ATGGATACTCGCTTTACAGCTTCCCAGACAGTTGAGATGGTGGTTTCCGACCAGCCTGTTCCCATCCAGCACTATCTGCGTCAGCCGCAGCGGCTGGTTAAAGCGCTGGCAGCCTCCAGTCAGATTGAGCAATTGGGTGAAGAACTGTTTCGACTGAAGATGCGCCCATTAAGTTTTATGATGCTGAGTATCCAGCCTACAGTGGATTTACGGGTCTGGGCAGAACCAGATGGAACCGTCAATTTACGCTCCATCGCATGTGAGATTCGTGGGGTCGAGTATATCAACCAGCGGTTCTCCCTCAATCTAATCGGTAAATTGCAATCCTTTCAGGTTAAAGGGACAACCCAATTAAAAGGCAAAGCAGATCTGGAGGTGCGGGTGGAAATGCCACCTCCGTTGATGTTTACCCCCAAACCGCTATTAGAAACCACTGGCAACGGGTTGCTTAAGAGTGTATTGGTTACGGTCAAGCAGCGTCTGATGCACCATCTGCTGGCGGATTACTATAAATGGGCCGTCTCTGAAACTGAACCAGTGGCGGCGGCAACGTTACTCTCACCCAATAGCCCGATGGCTTAG
- a CDS encoding SOS response-associated peptidase has product MCGRFSQSKTAEFLARTFQLTELPDWQPRYNIAPTQRVPVIIHSAEQGERQFRLLRWGLVPSWSKDLSIGSRLINARAETVAEKPSFRAAFKRRRCLILADGFYEWQRQTGKKQPYYFQIMDHQPFAFAGLWEHWETAETVVESCTIITTEANEVLRSLHDRMPVILPPATYSRWLIPSTPIDQLLALLRPYDPESMQGYPVSPLVNNPSHESIDCIKPLED; this is encoded by the coding sequence ATGTGCGGACGATTCAGCCAGAGCAAGACAGCCGAATTCCTTGCCAGGACATTTCAACTGACGGAGTTACCAGACTGGCAACCACGTTACAACATTGCCCCAACCCAACGGGTGCCCGTGATTATTCACTCCGCAGAACAGGGAGAGCGGCAGTTCCGGCTTTTGCGGTGGGGGCTGGTGCCCAGTTGGTCTAAAGACTTATCCATTGGCTCCAGGCTAATTAATGCCCGGGCTGAAACGGTAGCTGAAAAGCCCTCTTTTCGGGCAGCCTTCAAGCGCAGGCGGTGTCTGATCCTGGCAGATGGATTTTATGAATGGCAGCGACAAACGGGCAAAAAACAACCCTATTACTTTCAGATCATGGATCATCAACCCTTTGCCTTTGCTGGATTGTGGGAGCACTGGGAGACAGCGGAAACCGTGGTTGAATCCTGTACCATTATTACAACCGAGGCAAATGAAGTGTTGCGATCGCTGCACGATCGCATGCCCGTCATCCTTCCCCCTGCAACCTACTCCCGGTGGCTCATCCCATCCACTCCCATAGACCAGTTACTCGCTTTACTGCGCCCCTATGACCCGGAATCCATGCAGGGTTATCCCGTCAGTCCCTTAGTCAACAACCCATCCCATGAGAGCATTGACTGTATCAAGCCTCTAGAGGACTAA
- the rpsN gene encoding 30S ribosomal protein S14, producing the protein MAKKSMVEREKKRAKLVEKYASKRKELKEQFESATSQQEKLAIHRQIQQLPRNSAPSRKRNRCWATGRPRGVYRDFGLSRNALREMAHQGLLPGVVKSSW; encoded by the coding sequence ATGGCTAAGAAAAGCATGGTAGAGCGGGAGAAGAAGCGTGCAAAGCTGGTAGAAAAATATGCCAGCAAGCGCAAAGAACTGAAGGAACAGTTTGAAAGCGCCACTTCTCAGCAAGAAAAACTGGCAATCCACCGCCAAATTCAACAACTTCCCCGCAACAGTGCTCCCAGCCGGAAGCGTAATCGCTGCTGGGCGACTGGTCGCCCCAGGGGGGTTTACCGTGACTTTGGCTTATCTCGCAATGCGCTGCGGGAAATGGCGCACCAGGGATTGTTACCAGGTGTGGTCAAATCGAGCTGGTAG
- a CDS encoding DUF4359 domain-containing protein: MMKKWKIVAIASGFAIVALGGVMAATNPQQPAYEVFATRSLIDYAGEKLCTKVPIIGRAQCESLLKTNQAEIRRFIAQGTERRNYVFFSIYVTDLSISTWLPSYHFETVGVFGQFFVLQAQEHR; this comes from the coding sequence ATGATGAAGAAGTGGAAAATCGTCGCGATCGCATCGGGATTTGCCATTGTTGCCCTGGGGGGAGTCATGGCAGCAACCAATCCCCAGCAGCCTGCCTATGAGGTATTTGCGACACGATCATTGATTGACTATGCCGGTGAAAAACTCTGCACCAAAGTTCCTATTATTGGCAGAGCACAGTGCGAATCTTTGTTGAAAACCAACCAGGCTGAAATCAGGCGATTTATTGCCCAGGGTACTGAGCGGCGAAACTATGTTTTCTTCAGCATTTATGTCACGGATTTATCTATCAGTACCTGGCTGCCGTCCTACCACTTTGAAACCGTGGGAGTTTTTGGGCAATTTTTTGTGCTTCAGGCACAGGAACATCGATGA
- a CDS encoding tryptophan-rich sensory protein, which translates to MKAATEKSTLDTLVAIATPIVVIGTIVFNTVFNLFPPGGANVGELANTILRGVQIIPANYAFAIWGLIYLGLIAYSIYQFRPVREGNATLRQVNILLIIASMAQAAWIYLFTLRQFWISVMAMVVILIPLIGIYLTLDIGRTRATRAQKWFVNLPFSVYLGWISVATIVNIAVALYRTDWNRGGISPEFWTALMIAVSAMIAAIAALQRLDVAFTLVFVWAYGAIAVRHLDQPAIWMTASVTGITLIALLVFGSVRRRTLHSGTTSKL; encoded by the coding sequence ATGAAAGCGGCTACAGAAAAGTCTACTCTGGATACCCTGGTGGCGATCGCTACCCCAATTGTGGTGATCGGCACCATTGTATTTAACACCGTATTTAACCTGTTTCCTCCGGGTGGTGCCAATGTTGGAGAGCTTGCCAATACCATTCTGCGTGGAGTCCAGATCATTCCAGCAAACTATGCCTTTGCAATTTGGGGGTTGATATACCTGGGGTTAATTGCCTATAGCATTTATCAATTTCGACCTGTGCGGGAAGGGAATGCCACTCTGCGCCAGGTCAATATTCTGTTGATCATAGCTTCGATGGCTCAAGCTGCCTGGATCTACCTGTTTACGCTACGCCAGTTCTGGATCTCCGTCATGGCTATGGTGGTGATTTTGATTCCCCTGATTGGGATTTATCTGACCCTGGATATTGGCAGAACGCGGGCGACCAGGGCGCAAAAGTGGTTCGTCAACCTTCCATTCAGTGTGTATCTGGGTTGGATTTCGGTCGCCACCATTGTCAATATTGCGGTTGCCCTGTACCGGACTGATTGGAATCGGGGGGGCATCAGCCCAGAATTTTGGACGGCTCTGATGATTGCAGTCAGCGCCATGATTGCGGCGATCGCCGCCCTGCAACGGCTGGATGTTGCCTTCACGCTGGTCTTTGTTTGGGCCTACGGGGCGATCGCCGTCCGTCATTTAGATCAACCAGCCATCTGGATGACAGCGAGTGTGACTGGAATTACCTTAATTGCACTGCTCGTATTTGGTAGTGTGAGACGAAGAACCCTCCATTCAGGGACTACCTCTAAACTTTAA